A section of the Meles meles chromosome 8, mMelMel3.1 paternal haplotype, whole genome shotgun sequence genome encodes:
- the PATE2 gene encoding prostate and testis expressed protein 2 has translation MLVEINQCFPREIVHDKSSRMFVVFLLGIVLLVCSSKEITNTCYKCGKYHLGLCYDTMKICTLKDQQSCAVENIYFLTRKGRSMYYYSKLSCMTNCEDFNFLSFEKRTELICCKHSNYCNLPKGA, from the exons ATGCTGGTGGAGATCAACCAGTGCTTCCCACGGGAAATTGTACATGACAAAAGTTCCAGGATGTTTGTTGTGTTTCTGCTGGGGATAGTCCTTCTGGTCTGCTCAAGTAAGG AGATTACCAACACATGCTATAAATGTGGAAAATACCATCTTGGGTTGTGCTATGACACCATGAAGATCTGCACCCTAAAGGACCAACAGTCCTGTGCTGTTGAGAACATTTACTTCCTTACAAGAAAAG GGCGGAGTATGTACTATTATTCTAAACTGTCATGTATGACCAACTGCGAGGATTTCAACTTCCTGAGTTTTGAAAAAAGGACAGAGCTCATCTGTTGCAAACATAGTAACTATTGCAACCTCCCTAAGGGGGCCTAG